GAGATCGCGCGAGCCCGCGCGAAGGCGCACCTGTGAGAAGAACGGCATTCGGCGCGGTCGCGCTGACCGTCGTCGCGTTGCTGCTCTTCGGCGCGTACGAGTACGCAGAGAGCCCTGCGAGCCAACTCTTCGGCGCAACCGTCGTCAGCGGGCCGCCCGATCGCCACGTCGTCGCGCTGACGTTCGACGACGGGCCGAATCCGCCATACACGAATCGCATCCTCGACGTGCTCGAACGCGAGCATGTGCGCGCGACGTTCTTCGTCGTCGGCCGCGCAGCGGCGGCGTACCCCGCTATCCTGCGCCGGGAGGCGCGCGACGGCGACGCGATCGGTGACCACACGTGGGATCACGCGCACCTGATCGTCATGGATCCCGCGCAGATCGCGCGCTCGCTGGAGCGCACGAACGACGCGATCGCGCGCGCGACGGGGACGCGCACGACGCTCATGCGCCCGCCCTTCGGCGCGCGCGACTGGCTTGTCTTGGCGCAGGCACGCAGGCTCGGTTACACGCCGGTGATGTGGTCCG
The nucleotide sequence above comes from Candidatus Dormiibacterota bacterium. Encoded proteins:
- a CDS encoding polysaccharide deacetylase family protein is translated as MRRTAFGAVALTVVALLLFGAYEYAESPASQLFGATVVSGPPDRHVVALTFDDGPNPPYTNRILDVLEREHVRATFFVVGRAAAAYPAILRREARDGDAIGDHTWDHAHLIVMDPAQIARSLERTNDAIARATGTRTTLMRPPFGARDWLVLAQARRLGYTPVMWSVPLPRDWQNPPSQVVAQRVLRYVRNGSIIVLHDGNRGLLCGRARVPAGDCDRSAAAGATRLIVEALKRRGYGFVTIPELRAAQSESQYSTNSSN